The segment CGCGCCCCCGAGACCTCGGCGGTCGCTGTCGGGGCCGGATCCGAGCGACGGACGCGACGGCCCGGTGCGCTGGGGCAGGACCTAAGCTTTTGCGCATGACCACCGCGAAGGCCGAACCGCGGGACGACAGTGTCCCTTCCTCTCCCGGGTCCCCCGCCGTCGCCGCGTTGACGCCGCGGCTGTTGGGCTGGGAGATCGCCGTGGTGTTGGCGGCATCCGTCGCCGCCTACGCGGTCGAGTCCACGATCTCCTTCGTCGGGGTCCTGACGTCGCCGGAGAGCCTGTCGGCGCAGCAGGCCAACCTGGTGGTCCCCGGCGCGCAGTCCGAACGGCCGTGGCTGGACCTCGCCGTCCAGGTGTTCCGGATCGTCAACGCGCTCGTCCCGGTCGTTCTCGTCGTCTACCTGCTGCACCGCACCCGGGAGTCCGCCGCGCGCATCGGGTTCGACGTACGACGCCCGGGCTTCGACCTCGGCTACGGCGCCCTGCTCGCCGGCCTGATCGGCGCGGGGGGCCTGGTGGTCTACCTGGTCTCGGTCAATCTCGGACTCACGCGCCCCATCGCGCCGAGCACCCTGCACCCCCACTGGTGGCAGATCCCGGTCCTCGTTCTCCAGGCGGTGAAGAACGGAGTCCTGGAAGAGGTGATCGTCGTCGGTTACCTCATGCACCGCTTCGGGCAGCTCGGCCGGATGTGGGGCTGGTCCCCGCGCCGCTCGGCGATCGTCGCGACGGCGACCAGCTCGGGACTGCGCGCCTTCTACCACCTCTACCAGGGGGTGGGAATGTTCTTCGGGAACCTGGTGATGGGGGTCGTCTTCTGCTGGTTCTACCATCGCTTCGGTCGGGTGATGCCGCTGGTGGTGGCGCACGCGGTCATCGACATCGTGGCGTTCGTCGGAGCGGTGTACCTGATCGGCGCGCTGGACTGGTTGCCGGTCTAGTCAGCGCCGAGGGCGCTGGGCGTCCAGGGAGTCCTCCAGGTAGCGCGGACGTGCGATGAGGAGTCCGGCGGTGGCGTTGGCGACGACGGCGCACAACGCGATGACGACCGACAGGCCCCAGCCACCGGTGGCCCCGTAGGCCAGGCCGAACAGCAGGGGTCCGGCCCCACCGATGAGGTAGCCGACGCTCTGGGACGTCGCGGACAGCGTCGCCGTCCCCGCGGCGGTCCGGGTTCGGATGGCGAAGAGGGTGAGGGCCAACGGGAAACTGGACATGGCGACACCGAGGAGGGTGGACCACACCCAGGGCGCCGCGACCGGCGCGATCCCCAGGCCGACGAGGCCGACCACGTAGCAGCTACTACACGCGACCACGATCCATCGCTGGTCGCGGATCCGGACGGCGAGCCCCGGGAGCAGCAGTGACGTGGGGATCGCCAGCGCGGACAGGTAGGAGAGCTGCACTCCGGCCTCGGCGGCGCCCAGGCCACTGGTCCGCAGGAGCTGGGAGTACCAGCCGAACAGGATGTAGGCCAGCGCGGACTGGGTGCCGAAGTAGGTGATGCTCTGCCATCCCATCGCGCTGCCCAGGACGCGGCGCACGCTCAGCGTGGAGCTGCCGGCGGCCGAGGAGGTACCTCCCAACAGGACGATGACCCACGGAACCGCGGCGATCACTGCGAAGGCAGCGTACCCGGTCAGGACGATCCGCCAGTCGCCGCTGACGGCGTGCATCGCGGGTACGGTCAGCGCCGCGGCGAGCGCGCTGCCGACTGCCATGGCGGTGGTGTACAGCGTCGTCAGCGCGCCCACGCGGTCGGGAAAGAGTCGCTTGATCAGGCCGGGGAGCAGGACGTTGCCCACGGCTCCGCCCGACAGGGCGACGGCGCTGCAGACCATGAACAGCCACGTGGGCTCGGCGAACCCACGTGCTCCGGAGCCGAGCGCGATCGCGCACAGGGCCACCAGCAGGAGGCGCTGTTCCCCGATCAGGCGGGCGAGCACGGGGGTGAAACCACCGAAGAGGGCGAAGCAGACGACGGGAAGCGTCGTCAGCAGGCCAGCGCCGAGCGCGCTGAGGCCCAGTCCGTTGGTGAGCTCCTCCAGGATCGGCCCAACGCTGGTCACGGCGATGCGAAGGTTGAGGCCGGCCAGGCCGATGCCGAGGACGAGAAGTATCGCGACGGTCCAGGAGCGGCGCGCCGGGAGCCGAACCTCGCTCTCACGTTGTGTCATCTCCACCCGAGCAATCATAGGATGACCCCATAACTGGATTCGACTCGCCCCCGGAACCGGTACCATGCCTGAACCTGGCCCAAGCTCCTGCGCAGGCGCGGAACCCCGTCCGAAACGAGACCGACCAATGGCCGATCAGGAGGAAGGCGTGCCCCTCGCCTCGACACGACGAACGGGACTCGTCGAACAGGTCATCACCCAGATCCGCACCCAGATTGACTCAGGCGAGTGGCGGGTCGGCGACCGGATACCGACCGAGACGGAACTGTCGGACCAACTGGAGGTGGGGAGGAACACGGTGCGCGAGGCCGTGCGCGCCCTCGCCCACACGGGTCTGTTGGAGATCCGCCAGGGCGCCGGCACGTTCGTGCGGGCGTCCAGCGAACTCGCGGGGGCGCTACGTCGCCGCGTGGAACGCGGAAAGCTACGCGAGACCCTGGAGGTGCGCCGCGCCTTGGAGGTGGAGGCGGCCCGGCTGGCGGCGACCCGTCGCACCGACACCGACCTCGAGGAACTCAACACCCAGTTGCGCCGGCGCAAAGCGGCCCACGACGTGGGGGACCCGGCCGCGTTCGTCGACTCCGACGTCGCCCTGCACCGCGCCGTCGTCCGCGCCTCCCACAGCCCGCTGCTGATCGAGCTGTACAGCAACCTGACCCCCGGAATCACCGAGGGTATCGCCAGCATGGTCCTCGAGGACGGGACCGAGACGGTGCCCATCGACCACACACCACTGGTCGCCGCCATCCGCGACCGGGACCCCGACGCCGCGGCCCAGGAGACCACGCGGTTCATCGACGAACTCCTGGAGGAGAACCAGGACTAGCACCCGCTTTACGGGGGTGGGATCTGGCCCCGCCATGGCTGGTGCGGCGGCGTGTGCCCCGTCGGCGTGTGGTTCCATTCACCGCTCGGCGGGGGGTGGACCGGCCCGGGACCGCCCTGGTGGTGGTGCCAGGCGGGGCCGACCGGCGACGCGGTCGCGGAGGTGTCACGACGGGCCGCGGTGAGCACGAGCGCGAGGGCGGCGCCCCCCAGCAGCAGCGCTCCGACGATGGTGCGCACCGTCATCAGCACCGGGTGAACGCTGGAGCCGATCTCGACCATCTGGTACAGGATCAGGAGATTCCAGCCGTAGGCGATGGGAAAGTAGGCGACGAGCAACGCGGCCGCACAGAGCCCCCCGCCTCGTCGCCGCCGGTCGCCGAGCACGGCGAAGACCCCCACTCCCACTCCGAGGAGGAGGAAGGGCACCTGGTAGGCGAGCCCCTGCAGGGCCGGAGGTAGCACGTCAGACTCCGTTCCGGAACCGCGGAGCGGCCTGGTGGGTCCCCGTCGCGGGGCGAGCTCCCGTGGTCGGTGGGTCCCGGCGCAGCGCGGCAACGGCCAACAACAGCAGCGCGAGCACCAGAACGGCGGTGTGCACGATGTCGTACGCGGTCCACAGCCACGGGTCGACCGCCCCGGCGACGACGGTGACCAACCACGGGGAACTGGCCGCGTACACGATCATGAGGATGGAGCCGACGATCGTGAACACACGCCGATGGGGCGCGCACCTGTCGGCGACGACCAACCCCACGACGCCGGCCGCGGCGAACAACGCGCTCGACGTGAGGGGGACCAGTATCTCGATCATGACCTGCCCGACCGATCCGTGAGTGTGTCGCGCCTCACCCTACCGATCAGCACCCCACACGTACCCGCCTCGGCCGCTTCCGGCCCCGCCTTCGGGGGACCGCCGTGGCCATGCGGTGACCGACGGGAGACGCGTCCCTACCGCACACACCGTCGCTGGTCGACGGGACGAGCCGGCGCGCAGTGGACCCCGCGACCGTGCGCGAAAAAGGCGGCGGCGCGTGCCCGCGGCTGGTGGCGGTCTCTTCCCTGTTATCGGTCAGGATCTCGGTGGAGGCCAGCCGGAAGTGGTCATCTCTGGCGGTGTGCGGATAGCCAAAGCCGATCACGGGTTGGCGCCTTCGCGGGCGGAGGCGCTCGTGCGCCTGTTCGCCCTGCCTTGGGCTCGACCGTGGACACGGTGGCCCCGCCGGCAGGGATGACGCCCGAGTTTCTCTCCGCCGACGTGGACCAGCTCGCCGGGGTGCTGGCGTTCGTCGGGGCGCATCACGCGTGTTGTGGCCCGGTCCAGGTGGTACGGGAGGGCGCAGCGGTAGCCGGCCAGGAGCCGACGCACGGTCGAGGCGCGCATGCCAGGTGTCCGGCGGTACGGGCAGGTCCCCACCCGTGGAGGTGGCGGAGTTCGATGACGGCACGCTCGGGTCGGGTGTGGGCGCGGCGTCGGTCTGGATGGCGTGGGGCCTCGAGGGCCTTCCCGCTGGTGGACGTGAGACATCCACACCAGGACCGAAGGCCCTCCTATGTCGTTTCAGCAGGGGGCAGGGCCACCAACCAACAGGGTCTGGACATCCAGCCCACCGGCGTACAGGATCGTGTTCCCGTCTTCGCCATACCGCCGCTGGCGGAGACCGGTCACGTGCCCCGCCGTGCGTCGTCGATCCCGTCGCCACCCTGGCCGTGTGGTGGTCCCGGTGAGGGGGCCCGTCCTCGCCAACATGCCGTCGCCGGTGGGCGAGGACGATCGCCGTGGCTCCCGAGTCCACGCACGACCCCGCGCTCCCCGTTCCGTGTCCGCCGCGACGCCTCACCGAGGATCACGTAAACCCCGAATCGCCACCTCCGGCGCCGAGCCTCGGGATCCACGGGCGGGCGGGGCGGGGCGACGAGGACGACTCCCCCACCGGGGCGTCGGTCTGCTTCGCGGTCGGGTCCCGAAATCGCCGTGGCCGTCGCGGCCTCAGGGGCGTCCCACCGCTCGGGCGGCGACGGGGGCTCCGGACCAGCCGGTGACGCGTGAGGGGTCCAGATTGAGGACGTCCAGCGTGCTGCGTCCGTTGGACAGCGCGTCCAGGACGGTGCGCTCGTGTTCGGAGGCGGCGATGGTGGCGGCGACGATCCGCGCGGTGTCGGCGCGGGCGAGGACGACCGCTCCGTCCTCGTCGGCGGCGACCCAGTCGCCGCGCCGCACCGGCTGGGCTCCCCCGGCCAGATGGACCGTCTCACCGACGCTTCCGCCACGTTCGGAGGTGGGTTCACGTACCGAGACACCGGTGCCGACGACCGGAAGTCCACAGCGGGTGATGCCCACGACGTCACGCACGCTCCCCTCGACCATGATCCCCGCGAGGTCGCGAATCTGGGCGGCCACCGCCAGGATCTCGCCGACGTAGCCGTAGTCCGGATCCGCGGCGGTGTCCACGACGAGGACGGTACGCGGCGTCGCCTGCGCGACCGCGACGTGGATGGCGAGGTTGTCACCGGGCAGGCACGCCACGGGCAGCGCCGCTCCCGCCAGGGCCGCTCCGGGCCATACCGGGAACAGGTGAGATCCCAGCGACTGGGCCCCGTTCTTGGCGAGTGCCGTCGTTCCCAACGCGGTCAGGGTGTCCGCGAGCGCCACGTCAACCTCCATCACCGGCCAGGACAGGGCACGTGCGCCACGGGAGGTCCGGAGGGACGGCCGGCCACGCGCGCCTTGCGCTGAGCCTCCGCTCATGCACAAATACTCACGGGTAACTTCGGGGTCGCGCAAGGTGTCGGGGCGAGAAAAACCGCGAAAGGTGCCGGGAGGGGTTCGTCCGGACGACGGCCCTGACTCCCCCGGTGGCGGAACGGTGGGGCGCGGTCGCCGGCCCCGTCATCGTCCCGCGAGGACACCCACCCGATCCAGGGCGTCACGCGCGGCCGCGGCGTCGTGGACCCGGAAGACGCGCGCCCCCTGCCACGCCGAGACCGCGAGAACGGCCAGTGTGCCGGCCAGCCGCTCACCCACCGGCGCGTCCAGCGTCTCGCCGATGAAGTCCTTGTTGGACACCGCGACCAGCACCGGCCACCCGGTGTCGGTGAGCTCCCGCAGGCGGCGGGTGAGCTCCAGGGAGTGGTAGGTGTTCTTGCCGAAGTCGTGGGTGGGGTCCACGAGGATCCGTTCGGGGGCGACGCCGAGGTCCACCGCACGCTCGGCGAGTCGGCACACGGTGTCGACGACGTCGGCGACGACGTCGGTGTACTCCGGGCGGTGGGGGTCGGTGCGGGGCGCCAGTCCCCCGGTGTGGCTGCACACCAGCCCGGCGCCGTGGTCGGCGGCGACCCGGGCGAGGTCGGGGTCCGCGCCGGCCCACGTGTCGTTGATGAGGTCGGCTCCGGCCCGCGCGCACAGGTCGGCGACCTCGGCGCGCCAGGTGTCGACCGAGACCACGACGGTCGGGTGGCGGCGGCGGACCTCTTCGATGAGTCCCACCGTCCGGCGCGCCTCCTCGACGGCGTCCACGGCCGGACCGTAGCCGGCCCGGACACCACCGATGTCCACGATGTCGGCTCCGCGACTGACCGCGGTGTCGACGGCGCGGACCGCGGCGTCGAAGCCGAAGGTCGAGCCTCGGTCGTAGAAGGAGTCCGGTGTCCGGTTAACCACCGCCATCACGGCGTGGCTTCCGACGGGGAAGGAACGCTCCCCCAGGCACAGTTCGCCCACCCTGACCTCCGTCGCGCGCGACCCGGTGTCGTTCCTTGACCACGCCGAGGTGGGCCCAGGTCTCCACCTCGGTGATGTCGGCGAGAGAGCGGACCGCCCCCAGTGTCTCCACGACCCCGGCCCGGTCGGCGCCGGCGACCACGCCGATGACGTCGAAGCGACCAAAACCACTGATCGCGAAGTTCACTCCGGGAACCCTACCAAGGTGAGCGGCCGCCGCCGCGGCGTCGCCGCGACAGTGGGCGCCGAATCCCACGCACTCGTTGACCCCCATGGTGGCCGGCTCCAGCAGCGCGGTGACGTGCACCATCCCGATGCCGATCAGGCGCACGACGCGCGAACGGGTCGCGGCCTGGGAGAGCCCCACGTGTCGGGCCAGCTCGGCGTAGGACGCGCGGCCATCCTCCTGGAGGAGGCGGATGAGCCGCCAGTCCAGCCCGTCGACGGCGGCGCGAGGGTCCGAGGCGCCGACTGGTTCGCGTGGTCCCACGGCCGCGCGGAACACGTCGGTGCGCGCGACGCCCGTGACGCGCCGCAGGGTGGCGAGCTCCGTGGCGAGCTGGTTGTCGTTGGCCGTACGCAGGTAGGCGACGACGGGGACCCGCCCCGCGGTGTGCGCGGCGAAGATGACGGAGTCGCGATGCTGGAGTTCGGTCACCAGATGTTCACTCGCGCCGTGCACGGTGAACTCCACCAGCGCGAACACCTGCATCCCGGTCAGTCCCGCGTGGGGGATCCCCACGACGCGGATCGCTCCGGTGGTGAGCATGCGGCGTACCCGCGCCCGCACGGCCGTCCGGGACAGTCCCACGCCCTCCGCCAGGGTCTGGTAGGTCGCTCGTCCATCGGTCTGGAGCGCTTTGATCAGCGCAGCGTCGATGGCGTCGAGCACGGCGCGGCCTTCCTGTCGAATGGTGTCACCCAGCGGGCCCTGGGGCCAGATCATGACACTCGTGCCAGGATCTGGTGGCGAATCCGCACAAATTCCCGCACCGAATAGCGGATGGGGGCCATTCGGTGCTCGGTACCCCACTCCGGGAGCGGGCGCCGGGCCGGAACCGGGTGCGGTGGACGCGCGCCGACCTGGCCCCTCGCCACCGAGTGGGCGCCAGCCTGTGATACCCATAAGTCCGACTCTTGACAGAAAGGAGGACGATGCCCGAGTCGTCGCCCCCAGTGTCCCGTCCGGGGACCGCGCGTGCCCTCCTGTGGACCGCTCTCTCCGTCATCCTTCCGGGTTCCGCGCATCTGCGGGCCGGGAAGCGCCGCGCCGGTACCGCGCTGATCGTCGGGTACGTCGTCCTTCTCGTCGCCGCCGGAGTCGCCGCCTACCTCATGGGCGACGCCACACGCGCCGCTCGGTTGGCCCTGCGCCCGAACGTCCTGCTCGCCCTGGGCGGGTCGGCCGTGGTGCTGGCCCTGCTGTGGTGCACGGTCGTCGTCCACTCCTACGTCCTGCTGCGGCCCGAACGCAGTGGCGTTCTCGCCCGCCTCACCTCGGTGGTCGTCGTCGCCGCGCTGTGCCTCACCGTCGCCGCGCCGGCCGCGGCGACCCTGCGCGGCACCTACATCGCGCACGATCGCCTCACCTCGATCTTCGGGGCGGACGCGCCCGACCATCCGTCGTCCTCCGAGGATCCGACCGCGGTGTGGGGCGACCGGGACCGGGTCTCCATGCTGCTGATCGGCAGCGACGGTGGGGACAACCGCTACGGGGTGCGCACCGACAGCATGATGGTCGCCAACATCGACGTCGAGCACGGCGACGTGGTGCTGATCGGTCTGCCGCGAAACCTGCAGAACGTGCCGTTCCCGGAGGACTCCGAACTCGCCGAGCTCTACCCCGAGCCCACCGGCTTCGACCAACTGCTGCAGGACGTGTACCAGGTCGTCGAGGAGGATCCCGAGCTCGCGGTGACCCCGGGAGTGCCCAACCCCGCGGCCGACACCCTCAAGGACACGATCGGCTACGCGATCGGTCTGGACGTCGACTACTACGCCATGGTCGACATGCAGGGGTTCGAGGACCTGATCGACGCGATCGGCGGGGTGCGGATCCGGATCGAGGACGAGATTCCCTGGGGCCATCGGGGTGACGTCCTGGAGCCGGGTGTCCAACAGCTCACCGGCCAGCAGTCCCTGTGGTACGTGCGCTCCCGTATCGGCAGCGACGACTACACGCGGATGGGACGGCAGGGGTGCCTGATCCAGGCGGTCGCCGAGCAGGTCGACCCCTGGACCGTCGTCACGAGCTTCCAGGACCTCGCGGACGCGGCCGAGGCGACCCTGGAGACCGACGTCCCCCTGGCCTTGGTGAGCAACTTCGTCGACCTGGCGGAACTCGTCCCGCAGGGGTCCATGCGCACGCTGCAGCTATCGCCACCGCAGGTGTCGACGGCCTACCCGGACTGGGAGGAGGTCCGGGAGATGGTGGCCGAGGCGGTACAGGAGCAGGAAGACGCCCAGGCCGCGGCCGAAGAGGACGCCACCTCGACCCCTGACGCCACCGAGACCGGCGCGGCCGACGACGACGCCCCCGACGAGGACGCGGACACCTCCGAGGAGGGCGCCGAGGACGAGGAGTCCACGGAGTGGCAGGACTGGAGCGGCTCTCCCAGTGCCTCCCCCACCACACCGGGCCGTCAGGTGGGCGACGAACCGGCGTCCCTGGACGAGATCTGCCCGTAGGTCCGGCCCCGTCGGGTGCGGGGGCGGACCCACATCGAACGGAAAAGCCACGTGCGGTCGAATCGGTCAGAGGCCGCGGACCGGTCAGACCGCCTTCGCCGCGAAGGTAACGTTCGCCGTGTGGGACACAACCGGGGGGACGCGACGTGACACGGATCGTGGTGACACTCCTGTGTCTGGGGGCCGTCGTCGCCGCCGTCGTGCTGTGGGCCGCTCCCCTGCTGGAGCGGGTGGGCGTCAGCGGCGCCGTGCTCCCCTGGACCGAAGCGTGCTCGGTGGGTGAGGGCGACGCCTCGTTCGCGCTCTCCCTCGACCAGGCCCAGCGCGCCACGACCGCAGTCGCCCTGGAGTCCCGGGACGACGTGGAGGACGTCGAGGTGGACGTCCAGGACGTCGAGTCCGACGCCCTGGACCTGCTGCGCGACGGTCCCGCCGACGGCCCCGGCCCCGTGTTGACCTGCTCGGTGTCGGGATCGGACGATCTGGTCGAGGAGGACCTCAACGACTCCGGACTCACCCCACGCGCCGAGAACGTGCTGGAGGAGATGCGGGACGTCTTCGGCGAGCTCAGCGTCGGCGGGTTCGAACCCGGCGGAGTCGACGAGGGGCACGGAGAGAACTCCGCCCACTACCAGGGACGCGCCGTCGACGTGTTCTTCCGCCCCGTGAGTGAGGAGAACCGTCGCGCCGGGTGGGTCCTCACCAACTGGTTGGTCGCCCACGCCGGTGACCTCGACGTCGACGTGATCATCTTCGATGACCGGATCTTCTCCTCCCGGCTGCCCCAGTGGCGCGACTACAACTCCCCCGATCCCGACAACGAGATCCTGCGCCACCTGGACCACGTCCACGTCGACGTACGACGCGGCTCGGGCGACTGACCACGTCGTCCCACGGACCATCCGCGCCGCGGCGCCGTCTCGGTCCCGAAACGGGCGGGGCGGCCCTGGAACCCGCGCCGGGCGACACGTTACGGTGCTCTACGTGCCTGCAATAGACGCGGAATTCCTCGCCCTTCCCGCCCGAGAACTGGCCGACGCCGCCCTGCAACGAGCCCGGGACCTCGGCGCGGAGCACGCCGACGTACGGCTGCAGCGCATGGTCGGTCAACTGGTCGTACTCGCGGACGGTGGTGTGGAGTCCGCCGCCGACACCGACACCCTCGGGTTCGCCGTCCGGGTCATCAAGGACGGCACCTGGGGGTTCGCCGCGACGAGCCTGCTGGGCGTCGACGCCGCGGTGGCGACCGCCACGCGTGCGGTGGAGTCGGCCGTGATGTCGGCGGCGGTGAACTCCGAGCGGATCGAGCTCGCACCGGAACCGGTCCACACCGACGCCACCTGGGTGTCGGCGTACGAGGTGGACCCGTTCTCCGTTCCCACCAGTGACAAGACCGACGTGCTCGCCGGGTGGAGCCGAGGCCTGCTCGCCGACCCACGTGTCGATCACGTCGACGCCCACCTGTGGCAGGTCAAGGAACAGAAGTTCTACGCCGACTCCGCCGGAACCACGACCACGCAGCAACGTGTGCGCATGGCTCCCGTTCTGGAGGTCATCTCGACCGCGACGGGGACGTTGGAAAGCATGCGGACGATCACCCCGCCCGCGGGCCGTGGCTACGAGTACCTCACGGCGATGGAACCGGAGCTGGCCGAACTGCCCGAGCTGCTCGCGGAGAAGCTCGCCGCGCCGAGCGTGGAGCCGGGGGACTACGCGCTACTCATCCACCCGTCCAATCTGTGGCTCACGATTCACGAGTCGATCGGACACGCCACCGAACTGGACCGGGCGCTCGGGTACGAGGCGGCCTACGCGGGAACGTCGTTCGCCACCCCGGACAAGCTGGGATCCCTCCGCTACGGCTCGGAGATCATGAACGTCACCGGGGATCGCACGGTGCCCCACGGGCTGGCCACCGTGGGCTACGACGACGAGGGCGTCGCGGCCGGCTCCTTCGAACTGGTCCGCGACGGCGTGCTCGTCGGGCACCAGCGTGACCGTCGGATCTCGGCGCTGCACGGCCACGACCGGTCCAACGGATGCGCCTACGCCGACTCCGCGGAGTCCGTTCCGATCCAGCGGATGGCGAACGTGTCCCTGCGGGCGGCGCCGGACGGCCCTTCGACCGAGGAGATGATCTCCGGTGTCGACAACGGCATCTACGTGGTCGGAGACCGCAGTTGGTCGATCGACATGCAGCGCTACAACTTCCAGTTCACCGGACAGCGCTTCTACCGGATCTCCGGCGGCCGGCTGGCGGGACAGCTTCGCGACGTCGCCTACCAGGCCACCACGACCGACTTCTGGGGGTCGATGGCGGCGGTCGGCGGACCCCAGACCTACGTGCTCGGCGGGTCCTTCATGTGCGGGAAGGGGCAGCCGGGGCAGGTCGCGGCCGTGAGTCACGGCTGTCCGACCGCCCTGTTCGAAGGAGTCCGGGTTCTCAACACCGTTCAGGAGGGTGGCCAGTGAGCCGTCCAGCAGCCGTGCGACGATCCGCCCAGGACACGGTCGAGCGCGCGCTCCACCTCAGTCGGGCCGACGAGACGATGGTGCTGGTCTCCGAGACCAGCAGCGCGAACCTGCGGTGGGCCAACAACACGCTGACGACCAACGGCGTGACACGGGGACGCACGGTCACCGTGATCGCGCTGACCCACGGCCCCCAGGGCACCGCCGCCGGGGTGGTGAGCCGCACCGGAGCACCGGACGACGCCCTGGCCGAGCTGGTCGCCTCGGCGGAGGCGGTGAGCCGCGAGGCCGCCCCGGCGGAGGAGGCCCGTCCCCTCCTCACGCCCGAGGACGCCGCGTCGGGCGACTTCACCTCCGAGGCTCCGGTCACCGACATGTCGGTGCTGCGCGACGTCGCCGACGGACTCGGGGAGGCCTTCGGCCGCGCGCGGTCGACGGGGCAACTGCTGTACGGCTACGCCGAACACGACCTCACCACCACCTATCTCGGCACCTCCACCGGGGTGCGTCTGTGCCACAGTCAACCGACCGGGACGATCGAGCTCAACGCCAAGAAACCGGAGTTCGCGAGCTCGACGTGGGTCGGGCAGTCGACCCGCGACTTCGGTGACGTGGACGTCCTCGCACTCGCCGCGGAGACCGATCGCCGGACCCAGTGGGCGAGCCGCACGATGGACCTGCCGGCCGGGCGCTACGAGACCCTGATGCCCCCGTCGACGGTCGGCGACATGATGATCGACCTCTACCAGGCGATGGGCGCGCGCGACGCCGAGGAAGGGCGGACCGTCTTCTCGCGGCCGAACGGGGCCACCAGTGTCGGTGAACGGCTGGCCCACCTCCCCGTGACCCTGCGCAGTGACCCGGCCGAACCGGGCCTGGAGTGCGCCCCCTTCCTGGCCACCGAGCGGACCGGCCGGACGGTGACGGCGTTCGACAACGGCCTCCCGCTGCGGCCGACCCGGTGGATCGACCAGGGCACGGTCGGCGCGCTCGGTCAGACCCGTCACTCCGCCGACCTCACCGGTCAGCCGGTGACGGGCTTCGTGGACAACCTCGTGCTGGAACACCACGGCGCGACCCGCACCCTGGACGACATGATCGCCGACACCCGGCGCGGTCTGCTGCTCACCTGCCTGTGGTACATCCGCGTGGTCGACCCACAGACGCTCCTGCTCACCGGACTGACCCGCGACGGGGTCTACCTGGTGGAGGACGGGGAGATCGTGGGCGCGGTCAACAACTTCCGGTTCAACGAGTCGCCGGCGAGCCTGCTGGAGCGCGCCACCGAGGCCGGGGTCACCGTCCCGGCGCTCTCCCGCGAGACGGGCGACTACTTCTCCCGGACGGCCATGCCCGCGCTGCGCGTTCC is part of the Spiractinospora alimapuensis genome and harbors:
- a CDS encoding TldD/PmbA family protein translates to MPAIDAEFLALPARELADAALQRARDLGAEHADVRLQRMVGQLVVLADGGVESAADTDTLGFAVRVIKDGTWGFAATSLLGVDAAVATATRAVESAVMSAAVNSERIELAPEPVHTDATWVSAYEVDPFSVPTSDKTDVLAGWSRGLLADPRVDHVDAHLWQVKEQKFYADSAGTTTTQQRVRMAPVLEVISTATGTLESMRTITPPAGRGYEYLTAMEPELAELPELLAEKLAAPSVEPGDYALLIHPSNLWLTIHESIGHATELDRALGYEAAYAGTSFATPDKLGSLRYGSEIMNVTGDRTVPHGLATVGYDDEGVAAGSFELVRDGVLVGHQRDRRISALHGHDRSNGCAYADSAESVPIQRMANVSLRAAPDGPSTEEMISGVDNGIYVVGDRSWSIDMQRYNFQFTGQRFYRISGGRLAGQLRDVAYQATTTDFWGSMAAVGGPQTYVLGGSFMCGKGQPGQVAAVSHGCPTALFEGVRVLNTVQEGGQ
- a CDS encoding metallopeptidase TldD-related protein, with translation MVLVSETSSANLRWANNTLTTNGVTRGRTVTVIALTHGPQGTAAGVVSRTGAPDDALAELVASAEAVSREAAPAEEARPLLTPEDAASGDFTSEAPVTDMSVLRDVADGLGEAFGRARSTGQLLYGYAEHDLTTTYLGTSTGVRLCHSQPTGTIELNAKKPEFASSTWVGQSTRDFGDVDVLALAAETDRRTQWASRTMDLPAGRYETLMPPSTVGDMMIDLYQAMGARDAEEGRTVFSRPNGATSVGERLAHLPVTLRSDPAEPGLECAPFLATERTGRTVTAFDNGLPLRPTRWIDQGTVGALGQTRHSADLTGQPVTGFVDNLVLEHHGATRTLDDMIADTRRGLLLTCLWYIRVVDPQTLLLTGLTRDGVYLVEDGEIVGAVNNFRFNESPASLLERATEAGVTVPALSRETGDYFSRTAMPALRVPDFNMSSVSQAS